From the genome of Cystobacter fuscus DSM 2262:
GGCAAGGTGCAGGCGGACATCCGCGCCGAGGAACTGACCATCAATGGCGAGGCGAGTGGCAACATCGACGCCTCGGGGCGCGTGGCCATCAACGCGTCGGCGAAGGTGGCCGGAGACATCAAGGCCCCGCGCGTGGTCATCGAGGATGGAGCGGTGTTCAACGGCTCCATCGAGATGGACGTGAAGTTGCCGGACGACATCTAACACGGGCCTCGCGGCCAACAGCATGCCTCTCGGGAGGGGTGGACAACACTCATGGCGAATACGGTCATCGGTTCGAGCATTGTCATCGATGGGGAGATCTCCGGCGACGAGGACCTGGTCATCCAGGGCACCGTGAAGGGGAAGATTTCCCTCAAGGAGAGCCTCTACGTCGAGGGCAGC
Proteins encoded in this window:
- the bacN gene encoding bactofilin BacN, with translation MAQGDQTGIIGKGIVIRGNLTGGGDLIIEGRVEGQIALKNHLTIEGTGKVQADIRAEELTINGEASGNIDASGRVAINASAKVAGDIKAPRVVIEDGAVFNGSIEMDVKLPDDI